Proteins co-encoded in one Vicinamibacterales bacterium genomic window:
- a CDS encoding bifunctional 4-hydroxy-2-oxoglutarate aldolase/2-dehydro-3-deoxy-phosphogluconate aldolase, with protein MDSRARIAGDIERLGIVAVIRMKDPAKLRAVFDALADGGVKAIEVTMTVPGAVDLIRQLAASLPAGVVLGAGTVIDVPTARAVIDAGARFIVSPVFRRDVVTTCLEHGIVAAPGCFSPTEILDAHDLGADIVKVFPATALGPQYIKDLRAPMPQLKLMPTGGVTLDNAGDWIRAGAVAVGVGSALLDTKAIDEGRLDVIAANARRIVASVASART; from the coding sequence GTGGATTCACGAGCTCGCATAGCCGGCGACATCGAGCGCCTCGGCATCGTCGCGGTGATCCGGATGAAGGATCCGGCGAAGCTGCGGGCCGTCTTCGACGCGCTGGCCGACGGCGGCGTCAAGGCGATCGAGGTGACGATGACGGTGCCGGGAGCCGTCGATCTGATCCGCCAACTCGCGGCCTCGCTGCCGGCCGGCGTCGTACTCGGCGCCGGAACGGTCATCGACGTGCCCACCGCCCGCGCGGTGATCGACGCCGGCGCACGCTTCATCGTCTCGCCGGTGTTCCGGCGTGACGTCGTGACCACCTGCCTGGAGCACGGAATCGTCGCCGCGCCTGGGTGCTTCTCGCCGACCGAGATCCTCGACGCGCACGACCTGGGCGCCGACATCGTCAAGGTGTTTCCGGCGACGGCGCTCGGACCGCAATACATCAAGGATCTGCGTGCGCCGATGCCGCAGTTGAAGCTGATGCCGACCGGCGGCGTCACGCTCGACAACGCCGGCGACTGGATCCGCGCCGGCGCGGTCGCGGTCGGCGTCGGCTCGGCGCTCCTCGACACGAAAGCGATCGACGAGGGCCGTCTCGACGTCATCGCCGCCAACGCGCGCCGCATCGTCGCCAGCGTCGCGTCCGCGAGAACGTAG
- the iolB gene encoding 5-deoxy-glucuronate isomerase, whose amino-acid sequence MLKDTLYRVRRIEGLQQLQKRGEGGAREISSLRLRLAAGATQKFHIAGEETIVVLQEGRGTFTTPDGSWTLSRNNVFDERGSGVYLPPGAHLTVHAETPLEAILFSAPVPAGGKAAAVAPADVEVNARGRGHYSREVHNLFVTDAHARKLMVGETYNPPGNWSSYPPHKHDGKDGEPVLEEIYYYRVLPTHGFGQQLLYAADGETHTHTVKDGDAVLLPYGYHPVSSPPGYRLYYLWALAGPERRIALHEDPAHTWIHELA is encoded by the coding sequence ATGCTGAAGGACACGCTCTACCGCGTCCGGCGCATCGAAGGGCTGCAGCAGCTGCAGAAGCGCGGCGAAGGCGGGGCGCGCGAGATCAGCAGCCTCCGGCTGCGGCTCGCCGCGGGCGCCACGCAGAAGTTCCATATCGCCGGCGAGGAGACGATCGTCGTGCTCCAGGAAGGGCGCGGCACCTTCACGACTCCTGACGGCTCCTGGACCCTGTCGCGCAACAACGTCTTCGACGAACGCGGCAGCGGCGTCTACCTGCCGCCGGGTGCGCACCTGACCGTCCACGCCGAGACGCCGCTCGAGGCGATCCTGTTCTCGGCACCCGTTCCCGCCGGCGGCAAGGCGGCGGCGGTCGCGCCGGCCGACGTCGAAGTGAACGCGCGCGGCCGCGGCCACTACTCCCGCGAGGTGCACAATCTCTTCGTCACCGACGCGCACGCCCGGAAGCTGATGGTCGGCGAGACCTACAACCCGCCCGGCAACTGGAGCAGCTATCCGCCGCACAAGCACGATGGCAAGGACGGCGAGCCGGTGCTGGAGGAGATTTATTACTATCGCGTCCTCCCCACGCACGGGTTCGGCCAGCAGCTGCTCTACGCCGCGGACGGTGAAACCCATACACACACGGTGAAGGACGGCGACGCGGTGCTGCTCCCCTACGGCTACCACCCGGTGTCGTCCCCCCCGGGCTACCGGCTCTATTACCTGTGGGCGCTCGCCGGGCCGGAACGCCGGATCGCGCTGCACGAGGATCCGGCGCACACGTGGATTCACGAGCTCGCATAG
- a CDS encoding sugar kinase, whose product MPPRVVTFGEIMLRLGSPGFERLLQSAALTATFGGGEANVAVSLAQFGLPSDYVTRLPVNALGDAAVRALRAEGVGTAHIARGGSRLGIYFTESGASQRASTVLYDRAHSAISEIPPDAVQWEAVMAGAAWFHVTGITPALGAKTVAATQASIAAAKRAGAKISVDLNYRKKLWTEAQAQTVMRPLMSAVDVVIANEEDLQSVLGVTVSGTDVTSGTLNVDAYRDAAEQVTRTLGPPLVAITLRESLSASDNGWSAVLWDGAAGTLHRSQHYAVRLVDRIGGGDSFAAGLIYGLVTGRSNEDALRFAVAASALQQTIPGDFNRVTLAEVEALANGDASGRVQR is encoded by the coding sequence ATGCCACCACGCGTCGTCACCTTCGGCGAGATCATGCTCCGCCTGGGGTCGCCCGGGTTCGAGCGGCTCCTGCAGTCGGCCGCGCTGACCGCGACCTTCGGCGGCGGCGAGGCCAACGTCGCGGTGAGCCTGGCGCAGTTCGGCCTGCCGAGCGACTACGTGACGCGGCTGCCGGTAAACGCGCTCGGCGACGCGGCCGTGCGCGCGCTGCGCGCCGAAGGGGTCGGCACCGCGCACATCGCGCGCGGCGGCAGCCGCCTCGGCATCTACTTCACCGAAAGCGGCGCCAGCCAGCGGGCCTCGACAGTTCTCTACGACCGCGCCCACTCAGCGATCAGCGAGATCCCGCCCGACGCCGTGCAGTGGGAGGCGGTGATGGCGGGCGCAGCGTGGTTCCACGTCACTGGCATCACCCCGGCGCTCGGCGCGAAGACCGTCGCGGCGACGCAAGCCTCGATTGCCGCGGCGAAGCGGGCCGGGGCGAAAATCAGCGTCGACCTGAACTATCGCAAGAAGCTCTGGACCGAGGCGCAGGCGCAGACGGTGATGCGCCCGCTGATGAGCGCCGTCGACGTCGTCATCGCCAACGAGGAAGACCTGCAGTCGGTGCTCGGCGTGACAGTCAGCGGCACCGACGTCACGAGCGGCACGCTGAACGTCGATGCCTACCGCGACGCCGCCGAGCAGGTGACCCGCACGCTCGGGCCGCCGCTCGTCGCGATTACGCTGCGCGAGAGCCTGTCGGCGAGCGACAACGGCTGGAGCGCCGTGCTGTGGGACGGCGCGGCCGGCACGCTGCACCGCTCGCAGCACTATGCCGTCCGCCTCGTCGACCGTATCGGCGGCGGCGACAGCTTCGCGGCCGGCCTGATCTACGGCCTGGTAACCGGCCGTTCGAACGAAGACGCGCTGCGCTTCGCAGTTGCGGCGAGCGCCCTCCAGCAGACGATCCCCGGCGATTTCAATCGCGTCACGCTGGCGGAAGTCGAAGCCCTCGCCAACGGCGACGCGTCGGGCCGCGTGCAGCGGTAG